TAAGCGacaagtacggggtcgatcccacagagaagctggtgcgttgagtgtgtgtttagtgaacagggatttggctgcggccacgctttaagttatgagtttttaaactactggattaaGCTAGGCAGAATGTAACCTATCTACTTTATCAAGTGACATATCATGctggaaaaaaaaatgaactaaTCAGGTAAGCGACAAACTGAAATAAATGACTTAACTACCTAAGCTTGCTACGAATCTACGAAATACTTTGTCATTCAACATTATGCAAGTTCAAACAATGGATTTGGGAATTTAAAACTGAAACTAAGCTAGAACAGTCGACAAAATTTCCGAAAACAAATAACTTTAATTCAAAACAATATTCAGAACAGAACTTGAAAAGTgcagaaaacaaacaagaatgATTTTTCAACTACGTAACAAACACGGAATTTAACTAAGTAACTAGAACTTAATTGTAAGAAAGCGGTAAATCCAAAGGTCTTCGGTCGGAAATGAAACGGTGCCAAACAGATCTGGGTTTCTCTGTCTCGCTCCCTTCTGTCGCACTCATTCTTACTCTCTAACTAATCATTGCTAACTCTCGAAACATAAGCTAAAAAGGAAGGAACTAAAGGGCCGGAAACTAAACTCTTTTCTATGGCGATGCGTCATCTATTTATAGACTCTTCATAACAAACTTCCAGCTGtgataacaactttggcagAGAATCTTCGTCCTTGCTGGAATTCCGTGTCTTATCCGTCGAGTCAACTTATACGTGTCCCCTTTTCTGTTTTGCCGTGGTCCTTGATAACCGATTGATGATCGCTTTCCAGCGCATCGGTTGTACGTGTCCTCTTTCTGTTTCGCATCGGTCCCCGGCTAACTGCTTGTAcatcaacttgatcaacccacactgttttgggcctttttctccttctgcgacaacttgatcagtttggcatAGCTgtccttggtcaagcggcattcatgcacaattaacactcgatTTCCGcgtgaaactgatcaagtagcctacattttaccctctaaaccgatgcatgaaataggccttatcaattcccctcctcgatctggTCGAATAGATTTGATAtttttcccaagttgtttctcaacttcacacttaaactctttaaatttctcaaaggcctcagatttgtgtttcataagattaacatatccataccttgtcaaatcatcagtgaaagtaatgaagtacgaataaccaccttttgcttgagttggaaatggtccgcacacatctgtgtggatcaactctagcacatcattagcacaCACCCATTTCCTagaaagtggcttattagtcatctttcctttgagacataattcacaagcaccatatgattcaaaatcaaatgaatttatatagtctaactttctcaatctcgctatcattttctcattgatatgacTAGGGTCCTGTTAGATTGAGATTTTtgggcctaattgagaattaagATGCGTTTTCATCCACTCATTCATAATTTTCGAGCGATGTCAACTacggagacattatgtcaactaggggGCATAATAGTCATTTTTGCGCGATGTAAACAGcaaacgttatttatgtcaactattatgtcaacaacaacattttacaaacaattaatgtcaacaacaaatattttcatatcaacgacctatattatttgacatggattgtacacatagttgacattatatgtatgtagttgacatgaattgtatatatagttgacatagattatatatgtagttgacattatatgtacGTAGTTGATAATAGAAAATAGAGATAGCTAAATCTTGAATCTAACTCTTAGCAACTAATTCCCAAGTGGGGAATATCACCAAACACCTAGAGTGCATTATGATTAAGCTTGATTCTCCAATCCAGCTCACATCCAACACAATTGATAATCCAAACCCTAATACTTCCAATTCCATAAACGAATCAATAATTAAGCTTGCAAAAAGTTCAAATCCTATAACAAAAGCAAATTTTGGAAAATCAATCTCTCAAATCAGCTCACATCTAACACAATTGATAATGCAAAGCCTAATACCTCCAAATCCATACTCGAATCAACAATTAAGCTTTGCAAAAAGCTCAAACACTATAACAAAAGCAAAATTCCATCTTTACCACTGTTACAATCGAATCTCCTACGACAACGATCCGTAAAAATCGACCAATTTCTGCAAAACAAGCACCTGAGTTTTGAGCCTCCTATTTAGCCTCCTCTTTAgcctcttctcaatctcaatctcaatctcaatctacTCCTCGCTTCCCCAACCTTCCCCATCCTTATCAACCAATCCTGATCCGCGCCTTAGGCTCTTCTCTTCCTGCACCATCTCGATTAAACACTTGTGTTGCACCGCCTCCGTAATCTCCTCTGCCGCCGGTATCACCAGCAGCGCCTCTATCCCGCCGAGGACCGTCGTAGGCAGAATCGCCCTGGGAATCAAGCTCGTAGCCACCGCGAATCCTCCTGTAATCACCGTGATCAAGAACAGTGTCACGAATCCAGCCACCAGCCTTCTCGATTTTCTGGCGTCGGACTCCCGAGTGAGCGGCGCCGCCGCGAGGCACGTGATCAGCGGAAAAACTGAGTTCAGGAGGAGGAAATCCTTCGCTCGATTGGCCGGATCGGCAGCGGAGGTGACGGCGGCGGTGTAGATCTTCGCGCTCAATCCGACGTAGCTGGTGGAGATCCTCGGTTTTCAGCCCatggtggcagcggcggtgggtggaaaattaccattctgccctttcacaattaattaatctaaaaatattttccatgtggcaaattctagaccactcatttattaaaaatgagtggctgattatgcatctcaattctcaattaggctaaaaaatctcaattgatcacaacccgatatgaccaagtctacaatgccaaagataaatagcattatccgtattacatagcttaagtattttattttgcacattgagaatattccgtttgcattcaagcatatataattaatccattctctaaagaggcatttccataaaacaatctattattagaaaacgagcatttcctgtttgcaaaatggaaggaaaaaccttcgatgtccaacatcggaatggaaataatattctttgaaataactgaaacaaaataacaattatgtaaatctagtctatgtcctacgggaagatctaatctataagttctcacgcgttcggcagcaactCTCGCTCCATTTCCAACACATAGGTCTACTTCTCCATgcctcactttcctgctgtTTGTTAGACCTttcacattattacaaatgtgtgaaccacaagcAGTATCCAATACCCAagattgtgagttattcatagacatatttatctcaatgacaaacatagttgagctcccactcattgcaccttgtgccttgagtgTTGGGCAGTGtctctgccactccgtgaaatttAACCcagtcaatttgtttgtttccatcatacactcataagataagtttgacatattatctgaacagaaaaataaaatgaaaagtaaattagaaaagcaaacaaagatcacattcgcatcactaatcaaacaaagGTTTATTctattgattagctcccactaatttgaacatatattattatgccccaaacataaaatatgaatttatatcaaatataaattttagtggcccaagatccaagtctatataATTGTAGCCTCTGCGAGGGctgatgactacaataatatcactacgtaggcctccaagccaattgcaACAACAATTTTACAAGTCTTtgtttattaatctaattaatttacgtccataaattattttggttgcgagggctacacaaaataatttaagcaagtcaacaCCATCATACaatgccaaccatgcatctatgaatgaaCCTAAACCTTGTGGATTTAGAGTAAACGTGAGGGAGAAAAACTCTTGGTCAAAAAGctaggaacatcaaacaattgtgatggacgACGCGTTTGTTCCAAAACAAGACTTTTATTTTGTGGGAAATAATTTTGTGATACTAATTGTCCATTTAATATCtaatattaaaatcttaaacaattactgggcgccgcgtacccagacatagtataacacggactacacatattgggcgccgcctacccaaacatagtataacacggacttcACATATTGGGCGCTGCCTACCCAGACAATaaaacggtctctaactactatagttaaataaataagcataaaaaacaaatagcatgcttatcacatatAATATCAAATGATGCTCcatgaataaaatcaaattttattctctaattaaatgcggacttaaataatttatgtattaattctaaattaacatAATcttatattaaatattaattccaaattaatattaacaatatatttattattattagtattcaGTATTCGAattaatgaatttaaataataatatatattataataattgtaCATGATTAATTCAAAATCAATATTAGatatacaataatattatttcaaaaaaattaacgATGAATCACAatctattaatctaattaatatattaactCTCTGATCTATATTAAGcccaaattaatataatatgtacaATTACCGTCAGTTCTAAACTAACGAGATACATATTCATTCAAGTTgaataaaatttcacaaaccAATTAAATGAATCAAATAAGAGTAGTGCAGCTACTTGCACAGTCATAGCACTAGCACATACATCCTCACGGTGGGCTTAAACCTGCTGCCCGAATCGGGTATAACCCGATCCAGTCCTGAAACCCGTTAGGGTTTGAGGCAGTAGCTTTTGCGCCGACTTCCTTTTCTCCTTCTCGTCGGTCACATCATCTCCAGAAGCAGCTCTTCCCGGCAACGATCGTCATCTCCAAGATGTCGAGCAAAGTATAGCACGGTTGTGCTGGGATGAATGTTTTGGCTGGATTTAAGCCGCAACAGCGCCGAACCACTAGCATCCCCTCCAGTACCAAGCACCGATCACCTCTGCTATACTCAACTTGTTCAATAAGACTCATTCAACATGACCGTGATTTGTTTCCAGAACCAATCTTATcctcaaatttaattttaaaattggttggaatccaatttcaattttcgaAATCCAATTGCAAATATGGTTGAAAAATCATAATCTTTTAGTTGaaatccaatttcaattttccaTCGTTCCGTTAAATTTAGATTCCAAAACCATTCTTACTCTCAACtttaatttcaaaaattgaACAAATTTTCAATTCTCAAATTTTGCTTGGAATCCAATTCCAGTTTCAAAGAACCAAACATGTCAAAAGAAGTTTGAAAACTAGTTtctgataaaaaaaagtttgcaatgaaaaataaaacttagTTCTCCAACATCACAAATTGTGGAAATCTGATTCCCATTTTCAAACAATTTTCGAAACGTTGAAGTTTGAAATCTTATTTCAGTTTCCGTCGAAACTAATAAACCAATTATAAAAGTTTGATTTTTGATATCGTCCACATATAATCAAATTACAAAACAAATTATGAATCAAGCTCCGGGCTCTCATACCACTGTAAGGAATTCTTGTaatcatctaatgagcgcagcggaaatagcatacaagaataacatatctagattcataataatattgcaagttgagcttGTAAAACACAACAGaattaaatcttacttgttgtgttgttttcttcgaTTGACtgaatcctgcaagttgaatccactactatcgaggtccacgtgcaatccaatccgatgcaggaactatcccggtacaattgctatgtagaagaaagctaggaattccctctaaaagctttacgtattttctctctattgttacgctatttctcataagtcacaatggagaataaataatcattaaataGATGAAGAGTCACTAGGGCTTCATGATTATTGGACTTATGAACTAATATAATTGTAGCTCAACTATAATtacttaatccatattaatctaattctACTACATTTCCTTTCAATTTTCTCACAAGCCACTGTGTGAAATCATTAACTCTCTCTATATCTTAATTTGTGGATTTCATAAATGATATAAAAATATCGTCAGtgcatataaaaatatataccaaATTTTAAGTTTTGCTTTTGTACAATAACAAAGAAGCACCGAGCAACATGCCACTGAGTCTAGAAATATACCTTCTCAATTTACCTTTTTTCCCTTGGAGATGTTCTTAGAAATGTAATGCCCCGAGAATCCAGAAATAGTACTCCACTGATAATAAGTTGAGAAACATCAagaataaatttttaatcaaactatTTTATTAGAATGAATCAAGAAATAGTAGTAACTGATAATAAGTTGAGAAATAAggataaatttttaatattaatattttattagaatGAATCAAGAAATAGTAGTAACTGATAATAAGTTGAGAAAAAAggataaatttttaatattaatttattttattagaatGAATGAATCATTAAAGTAAGTAAAATAATCATGAAATAGTAATAATCATTAGTGAAACCGTAATAATTattaatgaaataaattatATGTTCTTAACTCATCTacttaatattatatatttaatattttctttgtgtctttataaaatagtaatattatttttctttgcttACATCACAATAATAAtcgataaattaaaattgttataTAATATACTAATACTAATTGTATTTAcacattttatttctaattttaattttttacattctaaaatactaatttcaaatttttagtttttgtaaCGTTACATCGTACCTCAATAAGgcttagatccattcagtgctataccacaccaatgtcatcttatttcaataaggcttagaaataatcgtattgacattgcaacctttcacgataggtagccaaagtctatctgggttgtgaaattcttctttctcttttacaaagcattgcatagagccgactgtagttaccttaaagtggacgtcgcccacaaccagtctattAAGCAAATGACTTTggctttgtttgcttcttatacatttaaatgcttataaaacatcttacaaatgcacaagcaaacaatgtaataataataatattgattctattcgtgcgaaactactcgaataatactgaatcgagTTAAAAGTGTATTGTAAAGTTTTTGTATACAAGGAAGATTCTATCCGTGCTCGAAACATGTTTTTccgtataccaaacctaacaatcCTTGCTTACTTTGCCTCAGAATGAGCTAAGTGGCTCATACCTAATACTACTTTCTCTCCATTAAATATCTGACGAGATAGTTTCATCATCAACGATCTTATTAAATGGATGAActattgattattttttatcacTTAAAATATATGTTATCATATTGTTTCTTATTTTAACATATTAATtgataataaatattagtactccTTAAGTAAATTAGATTGTGCATCGCACAAGGTTAACACTAGATATTGTTACGTCAAAAGTTGTCTAAAACATATTGTATTATGCATAGTACCCGGAAAGTAAATTGGATCGTGATCGTGCATCGCACATGGTAGATCGTGCAAACTCCACTCACATTGTATCAGAAAAGCGAAGTGCCACAAATACAATAGcttgaaattttaaatatacaCAACAAAGTGGGTTTCTCACACACACAATCAAACACACTGGATAGAAACACTCTTATTGAGTCAACGATGGACAAGCAAACCAGCACACCTTAAAATATGACATCTTCTTTGTAGAGTTGGAAATGATTCAAGGTTGGGCAAGGTGGTGAGTTTCAACAGCTTTGATGACGTCAACGACCAATGAGAGAGTTGAAAAGGGATGCTCCACATCCTCATTTACCATCTCGTATTCGAATGTGCTTGTCACCAAATCAATGCCATCCTTTGTCTCTATGTGACTTGTCATAACGAAATCTTTGTAAAGCTCCAACAAGTCCCCTTCAATCACCTTAAATTGGATCAGTTTTTTCTCTTCATCAATTAACTGGATCACTTGTTTTGCTTTCTTCACTTTTCCATCTGCATATTGCACACAACCACaacgtttttatttttatcagtATTAGGATTCATTAGGGTCAAATAATTGTATCTTTTTATAGGTGTGAAATGGTACATAATCCTTTACTTATAAGTTGACATGGGactaaaaataataacaaaattagGTCAATTTATCTGAAATTTAGTACGCACTTTATAATCAAATAAAAGATGTAGTACTACATAGAATTGTAGTAATATCTAGTAATTATAATGATGATGTGGAAGAGACACATGAATACATACCAAGGATATAATCCCAGCAAATGATAGAACCAACATGACCAAATTCACCCTCATGAAGATCACATCCTTTTATTAATTCAGGGGTAATTGTGGAAATCTGATGTGGTTTGTGCCTTAAAAGTTCGTGGAATACATCTCCACCGGCTTTGAATTCTATTGCTGCAACCAATTTCCCATGTAATCCCATCTCAAGGTAAATATATACGAATATATTATCTAGATATAATTGCAAGTGAAGAGAAGGCTACACAGATATTCTTTGCAATCTTCCCTTTATATAGGCGAGGCTCACGTGATTATCCCAATTCTAATATTTTAGTCTAAGTTTctaaatttttttccttttttttatataaaaatattattttttgtaatcGGACTCTGTATAAAGCTTATGCGTCCCTTGTAaagtttattttaattattttccagTTAATCATGCGtcctttttttaataattattaatcaTTTTGCTCCGCCCAGAGCTAAATGATGGCACAGATAGGATATGCCGtcatttttcaaatattttaatcTCCTCTCTCCTCTATCCTCCAAAAATAATCAGATATCATgcgaaataataaaattataaaagagaaaaagattaaattaggagagtaaaagaaataaaaagagaatatataaataaaataagagagataaatataaaaagtaactaataaattaaaaataactattctctccgtcccattTAAGATGTCAcgttttactttttagtttgtcccaactaagatgacaaatttcattttttaaaaactttctctctccaattaatacactcaaccattttttctcactcctattaaaatattcatctttttttctctctattttaatacttacacacgctctttctctctcaaattaaacactttaaagtttaaccaataactcttaaaatctcgtgccggccaagaaatgtgtcatcttagccgggatggagggagtatttatttttatttttagtataggaCTAATTTTGCTAGATGAACAGAAATAGAAAATAAGACTAATTTTTGGTGGACAGTGGAGCATATGGCCTATATCATTTTAGAGGAAAATATTACCATAAATTGAAGTGTCTATTTTTATTATGAAATggatcaaaatagaaaaatttgtctatttttatggCACCGGAGAGTAAATTTCATAAACTAATAAATCGCAAGCTTAAACAATTAATTCTATGTATAGCAAAATGAATATCGAATTAAGTCACAGCTTCATAGAGTTTATCGTCGAAAAATTGACGTGAAAAAGGAAGAAGGTTTGCTTATTGACTTAAAAGATAGGCAAGTAAAGTTTAAAATAGTAGGATGGTGCTCCAAGCAACTTCAATGGCAAGAGACGAAGTGAAAGAGAAGATAATTGAGAGATTGCGTTCTCTTGAAAGTTGACGACGTTGTTTCACTAAtgaactatatatataaattcttAATTATACGTTGTTGATGTGTGTTTGCAGTTTTTATAGGAGTATAAGATATCTAATAGATTTAATCAACATTTACGAGAtaattttagtaaatatatttataatattaatttcatcaacataatttaattataattttcataaaattatagTATATTAAATGTATGATGTTATTTATAATAGAGATCCAACAATGTTCTACTAATCAACATGCATGTTTGTATTACTGtatttcaaatattatttaattaattattttaagctagagtgaataaaataaaatgaatcgTGCATCGCACGAGTGTGATACTAGTTTAATTAAAGAGTAACAATTTTTTGGTTATTACAAAAATTAagtttatatattatattaaatatagtacGTCATTTCGAATATCATTAAAAAATGACATATTGTACATGGAtgagataattaaaaaaaataaaaaatttataatttaatatttcaattttaaaggTCGTTGAACAGGTCTGAATGACAaaactttatctttttttttattctacaATGAACTACAATATAAATGGTCTCTCGACAATTGCATTTGCACTTTCACGGTATTTGTTAAATGTTAGTAGCACCATTAGTACTTAGGACAATGTAGATAATCATGTTTTTGGTCCTTTTGCACACCTAGGGGTACAGCCAACTAGCCTAGGCTAGCGAGCTGGGGAGGGGGAAGTAACGAAATATACACGAACTTGGGTATTCCCAAGGGCTTGTACTAAGCCGATTACAACAACAAAAAGACCTTGAGGTTTAGAAGAGGATCCTACCCAGCCTAATGGCTTAGACAAACGTCCTTGCCATGTAAAGATTACACATCAACATAGGCATACCTATGTGGGATAGTCCGGGTCTATCCCGAAACTGCAACAAAGACCCTCCAACGGTGGAGGGCGGGCCTCGTTAAAACCTCTTGGGGCAAAACCCAAATGGGAAAAATCCCCAAGAGGAAAAAGAGTACCCTAAGTGGGGAAAGGGGTTTGTGGGACGCTTGATACAAGTAAGAGGCTCACAAGCCTTGATCTTGAGTACAATTGTTAACCATACAAAGCAACGCCAACCCGACTGCCAGGGTTTGAGAGGTGTTCAATTTTGCTGGGGTGGCtcagagatggctcggagaAATTGTAGCAGGGTGTCCAGAGGCTCGGGTCAAGCGTAGGGTGGGGATATGTTCGGGCCATTCACGAACCAGTGTGTGCGTTGCTTGAGCCTTTGGTGAAAAATAAGCCCAGCATGTCCCATGGTTCGAGCCATGCTCGGGAAAGCGAATCTGAGGCGGTTCGGAGGAACTCAAGTTTATCGTGGGAAAATGATTGTCATACTGGTCGGGACGGAAAACTGGGAACAATCTTATATAGGGAGACCGAGAAAAGGAAAAGGTGGGGCCCCAAGGGTGGAGCCAAGCACCCAACCACGGGCATAGCGAcataaaaaaggaaagatgGGGGCAATACACGGCCAAATGGTCAGGAGGGCTATCTTTGTGTGGGCTAAGGCACGTGTACATGGCTAGCAATCGAGCCTTCTTCTTGGTCGATGAACTACGACCATTAAATGATGTGGCCCCAATAAGATTGGAAAGTGGGTGTCAAAAACGGAGGGAAAAGTCGGGAAGGTCCCATAAGTATACACAAGTAGCCATCCTACCTTGCGGTAACCCCACATAGGCAGTGGCGAACACACCGAGCCAAGGGAAATCCCTTGGTGCCATTTTATATTCCATCATGCAACAATGAGCTGGGGTACAAAAACAATGAGAGGAACGTAATACAAGAGGAATGAAAACCTTGCAATTTCCTGTTGGCCCCTCACGTTCCAAGGTGTCACTGGACAAGCTCTTCCGGGTACATGGAGTACAATGTGGCATAAGTGGTCTTCTTGACTTCAAAAACAATGTGTCTTGGTTCGAAAGTTGTCCCATCATGGACGAGGGCATTGCGAGCCTTCCAAATAAGACTCACTGTCGCCATAAGGGCTAGTCTCCTTGCCTTGCGCATAATTGTTGTTCCGTGTCTCTCCTTTGTCATCCACTTAATTACCATTGGGATGGAGCTCAATAATCTACTCATGCCCACCCATCCCTTAATATCATTCCATACCTCTTTTGTCTTGTGGCATTTGAAGAAGAGGTGGTCCGCTGATTCGAGTTGTAAGGAGCATATAGGGCATTGTTGATCAATGTTCAAGTAACCCAGTTTGTCCCTCGTGCTTAGTCGGCCTTTGATCGCTTGCCAAGTCGTGAAAGAGAACTTCGGTGGTACGAAGTCTTTCCACACAAATCGCGGCCATAACTTGCGCTCGCCTTTTGGCCTGAACCAATCATATGCCTCAGTTGATCCCTTTGCATTGTACTACTGGGCCAAGAGGGCCACGACTTCTTCGTGTGGATGATTGATGAGTAGACTGTCCCGAATCTCCAAAATTCTCTTGAGCAAAGGTGAATCTCTTGGCTTTGCTGTCCACTCCCACAATGCCTTGTTTCGAAGGAACTCACTGTGAATCCACTTGATCCATAGGGAGTCCTTTTTGATGTGGATGTTCCATAGATTGCGTCCAAGGAGGGC
This genomic interval from Salvia splendens isolate huo1 chromosome 13, SspV2, whole genome shotgun sequence contains the following:
- the LOC121762642 gene encoding kirola-like; this encodes MGLHGKLVAAIEFKAGGDVFHELLRHKPHQISTITPELIKGCDLHEGEFGHVGSIICWDYILDGKVKKAKQVIQLIDEEKKLIQFKVIEGDLLELYKDFVMTSHIETKDGIDLVTSTFEYEMVNEDVEHPFSTLSLVVDVIKAVETHHLAQP